In Candidatus Pantoea floridensis, the genomic window CCAGGCGATCGTCGCATCACCATGATCGAACGCAGCATTGAACAAGCGAAAACCGATGCAGGACAGCAAAATAGCAGCCTGGCATTAACGGTGAGTTTGACGCCGCAGGCAGAAAAAATGTTACCGCAAGGCGGAGTGATGTATATTTCTGTGTCTGACGGTGTTTCACCGGTGCCTGTGGCTGTGAAGCGGTTACCGCTGAGCCACTTCCCGTTATCGCTTACGCTTGATGACAGCAATGCCATGATGCCCGATCGCCTACTTTCGGCGCAGCATCAGGTGCAGGTCAGGGTGCGCATTTCGCGCGACGGCAGTGCTAATCCACAGTCTGGTGACTGGTTTGGGTTAAGCGCGGTCACACCCTGGGATGGTCATCAGCAACTGGCTGTGGAAATTAATCAACAGCAGCCCTGAAGCGATACCTTACTGATCCGCACAGGGAGAGAAGAATGAATAACCGCCTGACCGGTTTGGCGTTGGCCAGTTTACTGCTGGTGGGTTGTGCCAGCTCAAAACCGGCCGACACGACGGAACCTGCACAACGCAGCGATCCGTTGGAAGGCTTTAACCGCACGATGTTTAACTTCAACTACAACGTGCTGGATCCTTATGTTTTGCGTCCGGTTGCGGTGGCCTGGCGTGATTACGTGCCGGTACCGGCACGCAGCGGTATAAGTAATGTCCTCGGTAACCTCGAGGAGCCTGCCAGCATGGTCAACGCCATTTTGGTCGGGGAACCGCGTCAGGCGGGCATTCACTTTACCCGCTTCTTCCTTAACACCGTGTTAGGGCTGGGTGGATTTATTGACGTGGCAGGTAAAGCCAACCCAGAGCTGGCACGTGAAGTGCCGCATCGCTTTGGTAGCACCTTAGGACGCTACGGTGTGGGTTACGGCCCGTACGTTGAATTGCCGGCCTATGGCAGCTTCACTGTTCGTGAAGATGGTGGTGACTTCGTCGATACGCTCTATCCCGTGTTGAGCTGGCTGAGCTGGCCGCTCTCCGTCGGGAAATGGACGCTTGAAGGTATTGAAACGCGTGCGCAGCTGTTGGATTCTGATGCGATATTGCGTCAGCAACAAGATCCTTACGCCTTCATCCGCAATGCTTACTTCCAGCGCCATGACTTTATTGCCAACGGCGGTAAGCTGAAGCCAGAAGAAAATCCGAACGCCAGCGCGATTCAGGACGATCTTAAAGACATCGACTCCCAATAAATAAAAAGGCGACTCAATGAGTCGCCTTTTCATATCTCTTGAGACATCAGAACTTATAGTTAAAGCTCGCGCCGTAAAGCCAGGCTTTACCTTCAGAGTTAAAGGTGTAAGGGCCTTCCTCTACGGTGACTTTCTGTCCGTGCATGTAGGAAACGCCTACATCGACTGACGCATCTTCATTGAACGCGTAAGAGGCACCGGCGCTCAGCCACAGACGATCCTGATCGGGGATGGAGATGGAACGCTTGTCGGCAGGAACCGGGCTGTCATCAAAGGCGATACCGGTACGGAAGGTCCAGTTATCGTCATAGAAGTAAGTGGTACCCAACGCAATTCGATAGGCATCGTGGAAGCCTTCATCCTTATAGAACAGCGTCTGGCCATTGCTGCCGGTGGCTTTCAGCTCCTGGAACTGACTCCAGCTGGTGTATGCCAGGCTATAATGCACAGCCCACTGCGGCGCAACTTTATGCCAACCGGAGACTTCCCACATCTCTGGCAGATTCAAGGTCAAGGCACCCGGGATAGTGGTACCGTTTGTACCATACGGCAGACCTAAAGCCAGCGCCTGTGGCGTGCCATTGTAGGCGGAAGGGATGTTGCTCTTATAGTCACCGTCAAAGTCGACTTTTACTTCTGAGCGATAGGTAAAGCCAAAGCGGTTATTTTTATCCACTTCGTACAGAATACCGGCGTTCCAGCCGTAGCCCCATTCATCACCTTTTAAATGCGCAACCTGAGTATCCGCTGGCAGTCCTGCCAATGCACCGGCTTCACCGGCATAACGCTCAATTTTTGCTTTGGCATATACCGCATCAAAACCGACACCAAAGCTAAAGTGTTCATTCAGTCGATAAGCGGTGCTGATATTAAAGTTGCCGGTCATCAAGTCGGTTTTACCGCCGTAGCCGCCCGCGGTATAACCATCGTTAAATTCAGTTGCCAGGCCATAATTAGAGGTTGCAGAGGCGCCAATCCACCATTGATCGTTAATCGGGTGCACGTAGTGAATATTCGGGATCCACTGGTTTGGCGCAATATTCTTCGCATCAAGGCTGCGACCAGACAACGGACTTTGACCGCTAATATCGACTTCGGGATCAATATAAACCGCGCCGATGGAGAAAGAGGGACGATCCATCAGCGCCATGGTGGCTGGGTTTCGGCTGGCAGATGCGGCGGTATCGCCCATTGCGCCTTCACCTGAATAAGCACGACCTAAACCAATTGCTGAAAATTCATTAAGCTGAAAGCCTGCGGCGTAAACATGGGAACAGACGAGCGTTACTGCAGCTGCCACAGCTGACTTTGCAAACAGGTTTTTATGGTTCATGACCACAACCTCATCTAAATTTATTATTAAACGTTGTTACGTCGCGTAACAAAGAGCGGCGAATTGTAGGGACTGACGGCAAAACGACATATCAGACCAGTGCGACGAGTATAGGTCCGACCTGTGTATTTGTTGCAATATTGTTTTTTAAATATTTCTGATTTGATCGATAAAATCAGATCTGCTTAACAAAAACTTAGCGGTTCAACCTCAGCATAACGGTCAATTTTGTTTTGGATCAATTTTTAGTGTGATATTCGTCACTTAGCGACTTGATGATAGATGTGAAAAGGCTGTAGGCGTAGACTTTGCTGCAGAAAATGATCCGATTGTGTTGATTTATCGTCAGGAGAGAATAATGACTGCTGCCATTAATAAATGTAGTGCTAACGAAACGGCTGCCTGCTGCTGTGTAGATGTTGGCACCGTGATGGATAATACCGATTGCACCGCAAGTTGGTCTGGTGTGTTTGCCGATCGTCATGCAGCTGATGCGATGCTCACGCATTTGACTGAAAAAGCGCGTCAGGTGGAATCCGATCCCTGCGATATTCGTGCTGAGTTTACGGAAGAGGGTGACGCGGTGCGTTTGAGCGTCGACTTCACTTTTGCCTGCCAGGCGGAAACCCTGATCTTCCAGCTCGGCTTACGCTAATCCCGTCGCTGCCGGAATCCCCTTCGGCAGCCTTAACTCATTTTCGTGTATTCCCTCGCACTTTTTCCCTCTAGTTATTGGCGACTTAGCAACACTTAGTTAACACTGATGATCAGGTCAGACCTGTTTGGCAATGATGCCCTGGTCGAAAATTACAGGTGATTGCAATGAGCAAAGCGCAGCCGCTGCTGACGCGTCAGGGCGAACGTATCGCCATAACCCACGGATTACGTACCCCTTTTGCCCGTCAGGCGACGGATTTCCATGGCATTCCTGCGCTTGAATTAGGGCGCATGGTGGTGAGTGAACTGATGGCGCGCAGCGAGTTACCGGTGGAAATCATCGACCAGCTGGTGTTTGGCCAGGTGGTGCAGATGCCGGAAGCGCCGAACATTGCGCGTGAAATTGTCCTGAGCAGCGGATTGGGCGTGCACACCGATGCTTACAGCGTGAGCCGTGCCTGCGCCACCAGTTTTCAGGCGGTGGCTAACGTGGCGGAAAGCTTGATGGCTGGCACAATCGATGCGGGCATTGCCGGAGGTGCCGACTCTTCCTCGGTGCTGCCGATTGGCGTGAGTAAAACCCTGGCGCGCGCGTTAGTCGATCTCAACAAAGCGCGCAGTTTCAGCCAGAAGCTCACTATCTTGCGCCGCTTACGTCCACGCGATCTCTTGCCGGTACCACCGGCAGTGGCGGAGTACTCTACCGGGCTGCGTATGGGCGATACTGCCGAACAGATGGCGAAATCGCACGGCATCACGCGTGAGCAGCAGGATGCGTTAGCGCTGCGTTCGCATCAGCACGCGGCACGCGCCTGGCAATCGGGCGTGTTAACGCAGGAAGTCATGCCCGCCTTTGTACCGCCGTGGAAAGCCCCGATCGAGCAGGACAATAATATTCGTTTTAACGCGAGCGCAGCGGATTACGCCAAACTGCGCCCGGCATTTGATCGCCGCCACGGCTCGGTGACGGCCGCCAACAGCACGCCGTTAACCGATGGCGCGGCGGCGGTGATTCTCATGCGTGAAGGTCGCGCGCGTGAATTGGGCATTACACCGCTCGGCTATCTGCGCAGCTATGCCTTTACCGCTATTGATGTCTGGCAGGATATGCTGCTCGGCCCGGCATATGCTTCGCCGCTGGTGCTGGATCGCGCCGGCATCACGCTAAACGACCTCACGCTAATTGATATGCATGAAGCCTTTGCGGCGCAAACCCTGGCGAACCTGAAAATGTTCCGTGACGAACGCTTTGCGCGTGAGGTGCTGAATCGTCCTCACGCATTAGGCGAGGTGAATGAGGAGCGGTTTAACGTACTCGGCGGCTCAATTGCTTATGGTCATCCGTTTGCCGCTACCGGTGCGCGTATGATCACGCAAACGCTGCAGGAACTGCGGCGGCGCGGTGGCGGGTTAGGTTTAGTCACCGCCTGTGCGGCGGGTGGGTTGGGCACCGCAATGGTTCTGGAGGCTGAATAATGAGCGAATCTGCCTTTCATTTACAGATGCGTCTCGACCATGTTGGTGTGATTACCATCGACGTGCCAGGCGAGAAGATGAACACGCTGAAAGCGGAATTTGTACCGCAAATTAAAGCGGTGCTGGATGAAGCGCGTAGCCACAAACAGCTGGCGGGGTTGGTGTTGATTTCCGGAAAGCGCGACAACTTTGTTGCCGGTGCGGATATCAGCATGATCGCCCAATGCCAAACCGCTGAAGAAGCTGAAGCGCTGGCAAAGCAGGGCCAGGATGTGATGGCGATGATTGCCGCGCTACCGTTTCCGGTGGTGGCGGCGATCCACGGCGCCTGTCTGGGCGGTGGATTAGAGCTGGCGCTGGCCTGCGATGCACGCATCTGTACACTTGATGATAAAACGCGCCTCGGCCTGCCGGAAGTGCAGCTTGGATTATTGCCCGGTTCTGGTGGAACGCAGCGTCTGCCCCGACTGATTGGCGTACAGCAGGCGCTGCCGCTGATCCTTACCGGCAAGCAACTGCGCGCCAGGCAGGCGCTCAAACTCGGTATTGTTGATGATGCCGTGCCACAGTCAATTCTGCTGGAAACGGCAATTGCGCGTGTACATAAAGGAAAAGGCGCGCGCAGAGCATTATCGCGTCGCGATCGGTTGCTGCAAGGTCCGGTTGCGCGTCATATCCTCTTTGCGCTGGCGCAACGTCAGACCAACAATAAAACTCAGGGCAACTATCCTGCCGCTGACCGTATTTTACAGGTGGTGCGCATTGGCCTTGAGCAGGGCAGCAGCGCCGGGCATGAGGCAGAAGCGCGCGCCTTTGGCCAACTGGCGATGACGCCAGAATCGGCGGCGCTGCGCAGCCTGTTCTTTGCCTCAACCGCTTTAAAGAAAGAAGCGATGGCGAGTGCCGAACCACGCGAGCTAAAGCAGATTGGCGTGCTCGGCGGTGGTTTGATGGGCGGTGGCATTGCCAGCGTGACGGCGCTCAAGGCCGGTTTGCCGGTACGCATCAAAGACATCAATCTTGCGGGGGTAAACCACGCATTGCAGTACAGCTGGGAGCTGCTGAGTAAAAAGGTGAAGCGACGTCAGCTGAAGGCGGCTGAGCGTCAGCAGCAAATGGCCCGCATCAGCGGCGGTACCGATTATCAGGGCTTTAGCCAGCGCGATCTGGTGATTGAAGCGGTCTTTGAGGATCTGGCGCTGAAGCAGCAGATGGTTAGCGAAATTGAAAGCCATTGCCAGCCGCATACGATTTTTGCTTCCAACACCTCGTCGTTACCGATTGGCGATATCGCTGCCAACGCGCAGCGACCGGAGAATGTGATTGGCCTGCATTTCTTCAGCCCGGTGGACAAAATGCCGCTGGTTGAGGTGATTCCGCATGCCAATACCTCGGCCCAAACGCTGGCGACCACAGTACAGCTGGCGCGTCAGCAGGGTAAAACGGCGGTGGTGGTCGCTGACCGTCCCGGCTTTTACGTCAACCGTATTCTTGCACCCTATATAAATGAAGCGCTGCGCTGTTTGCAGGAAGGCGAACCGATCGAGCATATCGATCGTGCGCTGGTAAAATTTGGATTCCCGGTCGGGCCACTCCAGCTGCTGGATGAAGTGGGAATTGATGTTGGCAGCAAAATCAGCCCGATTCTTGAGCAGGCTTACGGGTCGCGCTTTAGTGCCCCCAAGGCCGCAAGCGCGATTCTGGCCGATGGGCGAAAAGGGCGGAAGAACAACCGGGGCTTCTATCACTATCAGCGCTCACGCTGGCCCGGTAAACGCAAAGCTGATGCAGCGATTTACGCACTTTTGCATGTCAAACCGCAGGCGAAACAGAGTGAAACGCAGATTGCGGAGCGCTGTGTGTTGATGATGCTGAACGAGGCTGCACGTTGTCTTGATGAGGCGGTGATCCGTAATGCGCGCGATGGCGATATCGCGGCCGTATTTGGTATCGGCTTTCCGCCCTTCCTGGGCGGGCCGTTCCGCTATATGGATCAGCGCGGCATTGGCGATATCGTCAAAGCATTAAGGTCGTTAATGCAGCAACATGGCGATCGTTTCACGCCGAGTGAGGCGCTGGTCGCATTGTCAGAAGAGAAAATGAATTTTTACACTTCTGCACAATCTTGAATAGGCGTACAGATTCAGCGGGTTAGTATGGTGGCCGCGCAACGGCTAGCGCGGCACCATTCTGAGATATGCTTATTTAATAAACAACCGGTTGACTATACTGAAGCCATTGGGGTAAAACACACCGTTCATTCGCAGAATGAAGCGTCTGGTGCTGTGGTACCGGGCGATATCGACAAACAACAGCGGTGCTTTATGCAAGTTTTTATCATGCGTCATGGCGATGCAGCTCTGGAAGCAGCGAGTGATTCCGTTCGTCCTCTCACCCTTTGTGGCTGTGACGAATCGCGTCAGATGGCAAGCTGGCTCAATGGCAAAACGCCAGAAATTGATCGGGTATTAGTGAGTCCTTATTTGCGCGCC contains:
- the fadL gene encoding long-chain fatty acid transporter FadL → MNHKNLFAKSAVAAAVTLVCSHVYAAGFQLNEFSAIGLGRAYSGEGAMGDTAASASRNPATMALMDRPSFSIGAVYIDPEVDISGQSPLSGRSLDAKNIAPNQWIPNIHYVHPINDQWWIGASATSNYGLATEFNDGYTAGGYGGKTDLMTGNFNISTAYRLNEHFSFGVGFDAVYAKAKIERYAGEAGALAGLPADTQVAHLKGDEWGYGWNAGILYEVDKNNRFGFTYRSEVKVDFDGDYKSNIPSAYNGTPQALALGLPYGTNGTTIPGALTLNLPEMWEVSGWHKVAPQWAVHYSLAYTSWSQFQELKATGSNGQTLFYKDEGFHDAYRIALGTTYFYDDNWTFRTGIAFDDSPVPADKRSISIPDQDRLWLSAGASYAFNEDASVDVGVSYMHGQKVTVEEGPYTFNSEGKAWLYGASFNYKF
- a CDS encoding YfcZ/YiiS family protein — its product is MTAAINKCSANETAACCCVDVGTVMDNTDCTASWSGVFADRHAADAMLTHLTEKARQVESDPCDIRAEFTEEGDAVRLSVDFTFACQAETLIFQLGLR
- the mlaA gene encoding phospholipid-binding lipoprotein MlaA codes for the protein MNNRLTGLALASLLLVGCASSKPADTTEPAQRSDPLEGFNRTMFNFNYNVLDPYVLRPVAVAWRDYVPVPARSGISNVLGNLEEPASMVNAILVGEPRQAGIHFTRFFLNTVLGLGGFIDVAGKANPELAREVPHRFGSTLGRYGVGYGPYVELPAYGSFTVREDGGDFVDTLYPVLSWLSWPLSVGKWTLEGIETRAQLLDSDAILRQQQDPYAFIRNAYFQRHDFIANGGKLKPEENPNASAIQDDLKDIDSQ
- the fadJ gene encoding fatty acid oxidation complex subunit alpha FadJ, with the protein product MSESAFHLQMRLDHVGVITIDVPGEKMNTLKAEFVPQIKAVLDEARSHKQLAGLVLISGKRDNFVAGADISMIAQCQTAEEAEALAKQGQDVMAMIAALPFPVVAAIHGACLGGGLELALACDARICTLDDKTRLGLPEVQLGLLPGSGGTQRLPRLIGVQQALPLILTGKQLRARQALKLGIVDDAVPQSILLETAIARVHKGKGARRALSRRDRLLQGPVARHILFALAQRQTNNKTQGNYPAADRILQVVRIGLEQGSSAGHEAEARAFGQLAMTPESAALRSLFFASTALKKEAMASAEPRELKQIGVLGGGLMGGGIASVTALKAGLPVRIKDINLAGVNHALQYSWELLSKKVKRRQLKAAERQQQMARISGGTDYQGFSQRDLVIEAVFEDLALKQQMVSEIESHCQPHTIFASNTSSLPIGDIAANAQRPENVIGLHFFSPVDKMPLVEVIPHANTSAQTLATTVQLARQQGKTAVVVADRPGFYVNRILAPYINEALRCLQEGEPIEHIDRALVKFGFPVGPLQLLDEVGIDVGSKISPILEQAYGSRFSAPKAASAILADGRKGRKNNRGFYHYQRSRWPGKRKADAAIYALLHVKPQAKQSETQIAERCVLMMLNEAARCLDEAVIRNARDGDIAAVFGIGFPPFLGGPFRYMDQRGIGDIVKALRSLMQQHGDRFTPSEALVALSEEKMNFYTSAQS
- the fadI gene encoding acetyl-CoA C-acyltransferase FadI, which translates into the protein MSKAQPLLTRQGERIAITHGLRTPFARQATDFHGIPALELGRMVVSELMARSELPVEIIDQLVFGQVVQMPEAPNIAREIVLSSGLGVHTDAYSVSRACATSFQAVANVAESLMAGTIDAGIAGGADSSSVLPIGVSKTLARALVDLNKARSFSQKLTILRRLRPRDLLPVPPAVAEYSTGLRMGDTAEQMAKSHGITREQQDALALRSHQHAARAWQSGVLTQEVMPAFVPPWKAPIEQDNNIRFNASAADYAKLRPAFDRRHGSVTAANSTPLTDGAAAVILMREGRARELGITPLGYLRSYAFTAIDVWQDMLLGPAYASPLVLDRAGITLNDLTLIDMHEAFAAQTLANLKMFRDERFAREVLNRPHALGEVNEERFNVLGGSIAYGHPFAATGARMITQTLQELRRRGGGLGLVTACAAGGLGTAMVLEAE